The following are encoded together in the Salinibacterium sp. UTAS2018 genome:
- a CDS encoding HNH endonuclease: MAVAQTRRARAARRRKRRVDAADNDLTAEQWNEITREWGGCAYCAATDCPLQKDCVQPISRGGSYTVGNVVPACGSCNASKSNSEVTSWMRRKRLDERAFLTQYVHVRQALGIL, from the coding sequence ATGGCTGTGGCTCAGACTCGACGCGCTCGCGCCGCCCGACGCCGCAAACGTCGAGTGGATGCCGCCGACAACGACCTCACCGCTGAACAGTGGAACGAGATCACTCGTGAGTGGGGCGGCTGCGCCTACTGTGCCGCGACCGACTGCCCGTTGCAGAAAGACTGCGTTCAGCCGATCTCCCGCGGCGGCAGTTACACCGTCGGCAATGTCGTGCCCGCCTGCGGCTCGTGCAACGCCAGCAAAAGCAACAGCGAAGTGACGTCCTGGATGCGCCGCAAGCGCCTCGACGAACGCGCATTCCTCACGCAGTATGTACACGTGCGGCAGGCGCTCGGGATTCTGTAG
- a CDS encoding phosphotransferase: MDGLLPGGNMNAVERSGDTVLRNAGPWTPTVHRYLDYLAVAGVDWAPRPIGIEGARERLSFIEGDVPLYPLPDFVWTDAVLREGARRLRQLHDASIGFGLDGAVWQSPAKVPAEVICHNDFSPHNLAFVDGRLVGAIDFDMCSPGPRLWDLAYFATRAVPLTSVTPHNAPGIEDARRRVEVLLTAYGSDATWSDVLRVAIIRLHDLAQMSRDKAVGLSKPQLKDDAAEYERDARFLRGLMDDERQVR, encoded by the coding sequence ATGGATGGTCTTCTTCCCGGCGGAAACATGAACGCGGTCGAACGCAGCGGCGACACCGTGCTGCGCAACGCTGGGCCGTGGACGCCGACGGTGCACCGCTATCTCGACTATCTTGCTGTCGCCGGGGTCGATTGGGCACCGCGACCGATCGGTATCGAGGGCGCTCGGGAGCGTCTGTCGTTCATCGAGGGCGACGTGCCGCTGTACCCGTTACCCGATTTTGTGTGGACGGATGCCGTGCTTCGGGAGGGCGCCCGTCGCCTTCGCCAGTTGCATGACGCCAGCATCGGTTTCGGGCTAGACGGCGCCGTGTGGCAATCGCCTGCGAAAGTGCCCGCCGAAGTGATCTGCCACAACGACTTTTCGCCGCACAATCTTGCCTTCGTTGACGGAAGGCTTGTGGGAGCAATCGACTTCGATATGTGCTCGCCGGGACCACGACTGTGGGATCTCGCGTACTTCGCCACGCGGGCAGTCCCGTTGACGTCGGTGACTCCCCACAACGCACCGGGCATCGAAGACGCTCGCCGCCGAGTCGAAGTTCTCTTAACAGCTTATGGATCGGATGCGACGTGGAGCGACGTTCTGCGGGTGGCGATCATTCGCCTTCACGACCTTGCCCAGATGTCCCGCGACAAGGCCGTTGGGCTCTCGAAGCCGCAACTGAAAGACGATGCCGCGGAGTACGAGCGCGACGCGCGCTTTCTGCGCGGGCTGATGGATGACGAGCGTCAGGTTCGTTGA
- a CDS encoding DUF1003 domain-containing protein encodes MKIMSARKPRNWHRAHDDSLTTGQRAADTLRNSMGSWVFVISFMAFMLIWAGVNSLTAATWDPYPYILLNLFLSMLAGLQGAILLISAKRQDSISAALAQHDYDVDAAAKADIEEVFALNQQQSIVIAELHEILKRLDEDRAAWISVREKLGGDSAPSA; translated from the coding sequence ATGAAGATCATGAGCGCGCGTAAACCCCGCAACTGGCACCGAGCCCACGACGACTCTCTCACGACCGGTCAGCGAGCGGCTGACACGCTGCGCAATTCGATGGGCAGCTGGGTCTTCGTAATCAGCTTTATGGCGTTCATGCTGATCTGGGCCGGGGTGAATTCGCTGACGGCGGCGACGTGGGATCCGTATCCGTACATTCTGCTCAACCTGTTTCTCAGCATGTTGGCCGGTCTCCAAGGCGCGATTCTGCTGATCTCCGCCAAGCGCCAAGACAGCATTTCTGCGGCGCTGGCCCAACACGATTACGACGTGGATGCCGCGGCGAAGGCTGACATCGAAGAGGTGTTTGCCCTCAACCAGCAGCAATCAATCGTGATCGCTGAACTGCATGAAATTCTGAAGCGGCTCGACGAGGACCGCGCGGCGTGGATCAGCGTGCGCGAGAAGCTCGGCGGAGATTCGGCGCCGTCGGCCTAG
- a CDS encoding CoA-binding protein has translation MSTEEVQTTQLSNGLTCDLPASSPLAKLLKSQRTWVGPDAKKRAAILRGARSIAIVGASPNPSRSSYFVGTYLLQSTDYTVYFVNPNADTILGQKAYPDLASLPEVPDIVDVFRKASDIPAVIDDVLAIGAKAVWVQLGIWNEEAAVYGESQGLTVVMDRCLKVEHARFNGGLNLMGFDTGVISSRRAGR, from the coding sequence ATGTCGACCGAAGAAGTACAAACCACCCAACTCAGCAATGGGCTCACGTGCGACCTCCCCGCGAGCTCACCGCTCGCGAAGTTGCTCAAGTCGCAGCGCACCTGGGTGGGGCCGGATGCCAAAAAACGTGCCGCCATCCTGCGCGGCGCCAGGTCCATTGCGATCGTCGGGGCCTCCCCCAACCCCTCGCGGTCGAGCTATTTCGTGGGCACCTACCTGCTGCAGTCGACCGACTACACGGTGTATTTCGTGAACCCGAATGCCGACACGATTCTGGGCCAGAAGGCTTACCCCGACCTGGCGTCGCTACCCGAAGTGCCCGACATCGTGGACGTCTTTCGCAAAGCCAGCGACATCCCCGCCGTGATCGACGACGTGCTCGCGATCGGCGCGAAGGCGGTCTGGGTGCAGCTCGGCATCTGGAACGAAGAAGCCGCCGTCTACGGCGAATCGCAGGGCCTCACTGTCGTGATGGACCGCTGCCTCAAGGTCGAGCACGCCCGCTTCAACGGCGGGCTCAACCTCATGGGCTTCGATACCGGAGTTATCTCCTCGCGTCGCGCGGGGCGCTAG
- a CDS encoding O-acetylhomoserine aminocarboxypropyltransferase/cysteine synthase family protein has product MAEQSGSDRNYGFRTRAIHAGNIPDAATGARALPIYQTSAYVFDDTADAAARFALQKYGNIYSRLANPTVASFEERVASLEGGLGAVATGSGLSAQFITFAALAGAGDHIVSSANLYGGSITQLDVTLRRFGVETTFVRSADPADYAAAITDKTKLIFAETIANPSGEIADIEGLAEVAHAHNLPLVIDSTVATPYLSRPIEWGADVITHSATKFLGGAGTTLGGVVVESGRFDWATDRFPLFDEPVPSYGGLNWSGNFGEYAFLTRLRAEQLRDIGPALAPHSAWLLATGVETLPFRMQAHVDNARIVAEWLEADSRIETVYWAGLPGHPHFERAQKYLPKGAGSVFSFEVRATGTQGSREVGQKFIESVELASHLANIGDAKTLVIHPASTTHAQLTEQQLIDGGVLPGVVRISVGIEDPEDIIADLDQALTAATKG; this is encoded by the coding sequence ATGGCTGAGCAGAGCGGTTCCGACCGCAACTATGGTTTTCGCACGCGCGCAATTCATGCGGGCAACATTCCTGATGCGGCGACGGGAGCTCGCGCCCTGCCGATTTACCAGACGAGCGCGTACGTCTTTGATGACACCGCGGATGCCGCCGCTCGCTTTGCGCTGCAGAAGTACGGCAACATCTATTCCCGGCTTGCTAACCCGACGGTGGCCAGTTTCGAGGAACGGGTCGCCTCTCTCGAGGGCGGACTCGGTGCCGTCGCCACCGGCAGTGGACTGAGCGCGCAGTTCATCACCTTTGCGGCGCTGGCGGGTGCGGGAGATCACATCGTCTCGAGCGCCAACCTCTATGGCGGTTCCATCACGCAGTTGGATGTCACGCTGCGTCGTTTTGGGGTCGAAACCACGTTTGTGCGCTCCGCCGACCCCGCAGACTATGCGGCGGCCATAACCGACAAGACCAAGCTGATTTTCGCGGAGACCATCGCGAACCCGTCCGGCGAGATTGCCGACATTGAGGGGTTGGCCGAGGTCGCGCACGCGCACAATCTGCCACTCGTCATCGACTCGACAGTCGCGACTCCCTACCTAAGCCGCCCGATCGAGTGGGGTGCCGACGTGATCACGCATTCGGCGACGAAGTTTTTAGGTGGCGCGGGCACGACTCTGGGCGGTGTGGTCGTGGAGAGCGGCCGCTTCGACTGGGCCACCGACCGCTTCCCCCTCTTCGACGAGCCGGTGCCGAGCTATGGGGGTCTCAACTGGAGCGGCAACTTTGGCGAATACGCCTTCCTCACTCGCCTGCGCGCGGAACAGCTGCGTGACATCGGGCCCGCCCTCGCCCCGCACTCGGCCTGGTTGCTCGCGACCGGCGTTGAAACTCTTCCCTTCCGGATGCAAGCTCACGTCGACAACGCCCGCATCGTCGCCGAGTGGCTCGAGGCCGATTCGCGCATCGAAACCGTGTACTGGGCAGGACTGCCAGGGCATCCGCACTTCGAGCGTGCTCAGAAGTATTTACCGAAGGGCGCCGGTTCGGTGTTCTCCTTCGAAGTGCGCGCGACGGGCACTCAGGGTAGCCGGGAGGTGGGCCAAAAGTTCATCGAGAGCGTGGAGCTGGCCAGCCATCTCGCCAACATTGGCGACGCGAAAACGTTAGTGATTCATCCGGCATCGACGACGCACGCGCAGCTCACCGAGCAGCAGCTCATCGACGGCGGCGTGCTGCCGGGTGTCGTGCGCATCAGTGTGGGTATCGAAGACCCCGAAGACATCATCGCCGACCTCGACCAGGCGTTGACCGCTGCGACGAAGGGCTAA
- a CDS encoding dolichyl-phosphate-mannose--protein mannosyltransferase, whose product MNQSKPRDFDAILANDSPWLSTTPDADAGAGAGAGHGADTPAPADGADAAHPDSVGRRYAAAGSRLDDWWAARNPLTRRWLGWAGPAIVVLIAAFTRLVGLGHPSSLVFDETFYVKDSWTLVNLGYEAQWPAEADALFNSGKANIFLNDPSFVVHPPLGKWLIGLGMLPGGGEDPFGWRIATAIVGILAIVVLMLIAKKLFGSTLLATLAGLLMAIDGNAIVMSRVALLDNFVMIFALLGVGAMLLDREHSATRLALWISRRGLRGASTEWGPALWWRPWLMLAAVAFGLAAAVKWNGLYFLAAFAVYSLVVDALARRQAGIGFWGSGTLFKQAPVSFLLTVPVALLVYLSTWAGWFLSDNGYDRDWAESDGNAWTGVLSWVPLDIQSLWHFQSSVYSYHVGENRPHPYQANPLTWLLLIRPTSMFYENVARGDDGCLADACGASISGIANPIIWWAATAAMLYLVYRLVRYRQWQTGFILMGVAAGYLPWLLYLNRTVFQFYTIVFEPYLILALVAALGVILGSRDDDRYRRTSGLGVVAVFVVVAIAVSVFFWPLWTGQVIDYDLLRLRWWLPTWV is encoded by the coding sequence GTGAACCAGAGCAAACCGCGCGACTTCGACGCCATTCTGGCGAATGATTCGCCGTGGCTTTCGACTACGCCTGACGCGGATGCAGGTGCAGGTGCAGGTGCAGGTCATGGTGCAGATACGCCTGCGCCGGCGGACGGCGCTGATGCCGCGCACCCCGATTCCGTCGGTCGCCGCTACGCCGCCGCGGGCTCGCGCCTTGACGACTGGTGGGCGGCGAGAAATCCGCTGACCCGCCGCTGGCTCGGGTGGGCGGGGCCGGCGATTGTGGTGCTGATCGCGGCGTTCACGCGACTGGTCGGTCTCGGGCATCCGTCGTCGCTGGTTTTCGATGAGACCTTCTATGTGAAGGATTCGTGGACGCTCGTGAACCTCGGCTACGAGGCGCAGTGGCCGGCCGAAGCGGATGCGCTCTTCAACAGCGGCAAGGCCAACATCTTTCTGAACGATCCGTCGTTCGTCGTGCATCCGCCTCTCGGCAAGTGGTTGATCGGCTTGGGCATGCTGCCGGGCGGCGGCGAAGACCCCTTCGGGTGGCGCATTGCGACGGCCATCGTCGGCATCCTCGCCATCGTGGTGCTCATGCTGATCGCCAAGAAGTTGTTCGGTTCCACGCTGCTCGCGACGCTCGCCGGGCTGCTGATGGCCATCGATGGCAATGCGATTGTCATGAGCCGCGTCGCGCTGCTCGACAATTTCGTGATGATCTTTGCCCTGCTCGGCGTCGGCGCCATGCTGCTCGATCGGGAGCACTCAGCCACACGATTGGCGTTGTGGATCAGTCGCCGCGGGCTCCGCGGCGCGAGCACCGAATGGGGCCCGGCTCTGTGGTGGCGACCGTGGCTCATGCTCGCGGCCGTTGCCTTCGGCCTTGCCGCCGCCGTCAAATGGAATGGCCTCTACTTCTTGGCCGCTTTCGCCGTCTACAGCCTGGTGGTGGATGCTCTCGCTCGCCGTCAGGCTGGCATCGGCTTCTGGGGTTCCGGCACGCTCTTCAAGCAAGCACCCGTGAGCTTTCTGCTCACCGTTCCGGTCGCGCTGCTCGTGTACCTCAGCACGTGGGCGGGCTGGTTTCTCAGCGACAATGGCTACGACCGCGACTGGGCCGAATCCGACGGCAATGCGTGGACAGGCGTTCTCAGTTGGGTGCCCCTCGACATCCAGAGCCTGTGGCATTTTCAGTCGAGCGTCTACAGCTATCACGTGGGCGAAAATCGACCCCACCCCTACCAAGCGAACCCGCTGACCTGGTTACTGCTGATCCGCCCGACGAGCATGTTCTACGAAAACGTTGCGCGCGGCGACGACGGTTGTCTCGCGGATGCCTGCGGCGCCTCCATCTCGGGAATCGCCAACCCCATCATCTGGTGGGCTGCGACCGCCGCCATGCTGTACCTCGTATACCGCTTGGTTCGCTACCGCCAGTGGCAGACCGGGTTCATTCTGATGGGCGTCGCCGCCGGTTACCTGCCCTGGTTGCTCTATCTGAACCGCACCGTTTTTCAGTTCTACACCATCGTGTTCGAGCCGTACCTGATTCTGGCCTTGGTCGCCGCGCTCGGGGTGATCCTCGGCAGCCGCGACGACGATCGGTATCGGCGCACGAGCGGCCTCGGCGTCGTCGCCGTGTTTGTGGTCGTCGCGATCGCTGTCAGCGTCTTCTTCTGGCCGCTCTGGACCGGTCAGGTCATCGACTACGACCTGCTGCGCCTGCGCTGGTGGTTGCCGACCTGGGTCTAG
- a CDS encoding TetR/AcrR family transcriptional regulator produces the protein MDARVERTRRSLQQALFALTQERPFDEVTVGEIVERAGVNRSSFYQHYPDKETLLAFAIEAAADEAGVQLVDLDPLSTAPPPALLNYLSHLDGNAAVYASALGPRGSAFVASRLRTRLNLIVRQGILDHDPTAPDGVRLDIASASITGATFGIIDAWLAMTPRPPARTAADWIWQTFTAPHERATLSTIAE, from the coding sequence ATGGATGCCCGAGTCGAACGAACCCGTCGAAGCCTGCAACAGGCGCTCTTCGCCCTCACTCAGGAGCGCCCCTTCGACGAAGTGACTGTCGGCGAAATCGTCGAACGGGCCGGCGTCAATCGCAGCAGCTTCTACCAGCACTACCCCGACAAAGAGACCCTGCTGGCCTTCGCCATCGAAGCCGCCGCCGACGAAGCGGGAGTGCAACTGGTCGATCTTGACCCGCTCAGCACCGCCCCACCGCCAGCCCTTCTCAACTACCTTTCTCACCTTGACGGCAACGCCGCCGTGTACGCCAGTGCGCTCGGCCCCCGCGGCTCAGCGTTTGTGGCGTCGCGACTGCGAACACGCCTTAATCTCATCGTGCGCCAAGGAATCCTCGATCACGATCCCACCGCCCCCGACGGCGTGCGCCTCGACATCGCGAGTGCCAGCATTACCGGCGCAACCTTCGGAATCATCGACGCCTGGCTCGCTATGACACCCCGACCGCCGGCGCGCACCGCCGCCGACTGGATCTGGCAGACCTTTACCGCGCCCCACGAACGCGCGACGCTGAGTACGATTGCGGAGTGA
- a CDS encoding MMPL family transporter — protein sequence MAELLYRLGRLSARRAWLFIISWLAVLGLAVGGFALFGGTLSSTMTIPGTETERVASELTDQLGDVGGISATVVFGSEDGSAFSETQRSEITDALAGLTSKRDVTDVIDPFETDAQRDDQAQQIVDGREQIEAGKQELATGQTQLDAGAQELEAGQAQLDAAIEQAKAAGFYDASIAQFDAQQAQLDAGKAELDAQQATIDENIALIDEQERELGFGERLLDAASAISFVSDDGATALGLITFDSELLDLSGETKSAIAAALDAIDIDGVTVDYSSSITTSTDGLLGIGEIIGVLLAGLVLLVLFRSFLPATLPIVSSIIGVGVGVAGSLAFSGVVDMTSVTPILGVMLGLAVGIDYTLFIVQRHRRQLAAGMDLHESIGLANGTSGNAVLFAGSTVLVALLALNVSGVPFLGVMGTVGAVCVLISVLIAVSLTPALLALLGERVLSRKARANIGHESHVLPPARAMRTSRAVVMLIVATLGLLIVAIPALSMRLGLPDGSSEPADSTQYRTYTAIAEEFGAGQNGTLLVTATLPAGVAEDAELETQADLADQLLAFDDVEAVAPIGVSDDRDYFAFQVVPVEGPTSVSTGELVHELRDSSPLAGDIQLGVAGSASGNIDISEKLANVLPLYLAVVVGLSLIILILVFRSLLVPVIATAGYVLSLLAAFGAMVAVYQWGWLGALFGVTDPGPLLNFAPIIIMGVLFGLAMDYQLFLVSGMREAYIHGVPARAAVMSGLRSGRAVVTAAAIIMIAVFGGFVFSHLAIVRPLGFGLAIGVLFDAFVVRMMLVPALMHLFGKSVWWLPRWLDRILPSVDVEGSALERSHPIHAAEPDDASSDSVPTAR from the coding sequence ATGGCTGAACTTCTGTACCGCCTTGGCCGGCTTTCGGCCCGCCGCGCTTGGCTCTTCATCATCAGCTGGCTCGCCGTTCTCGGCCTAGCAGTCGGCGGCTTCGCCCTCTTCGGCGGCACACTCTCCTCCACCATGACGATTCCCGGCACCGAAACCGAACGCGTCGCCTCTGAACTGACCGACCAGCTGGGCGACGTCGGCGGCATCTCTGCCACCGTTGTCTTCGGATCCGAAGATGGCAGTGCCTTCTCCGAGACTCAGCGAAGTGAGATCACGGATGCTCTCGCCGGCCTCACGTCTAAACGCGATGTCACCGACGTCATTGACCCCTTCGAAACCGACGCTCAGCGCGATGACCAAGCGCAACAGATTGTGGACGGCCGCGAGCAGATCGAAGCCGGAAAGCAAGAATTGGCTACTGGTCAAACTCAGCTAGACGCGGGTGCTCAAGAACTCGAAGCCGGCCAGGCTCAACTGGATGCTGCGATCGAGCAGGCCAAAGCCGCCGGCTTCTATGACGCCTCGATCGCGCAGTTCGATGCGCAGCAGGCCCAGCTCGACGCCGGCAAGGCCGAGCTCGACGCGCAGCAGGCAACGATTGACGAAAATATCGCCCTGATCGATGAGCAAGAGCGCGAGCTCGGCTTTGGCGAACGCCTTCTGGATGCCGCCTCAGCGATCAGCTTCGTCTCCGACGACGGGGCCACAGCGCTCGGCCTCATCACCTTCGACAGCGAACTGCTCGACCTCTCGGGAGAGACGAAGAGCGCGATTGCGGCCGCACTGGATGCCATTGATATTGACGGCGTGACTGTCGACTACTCGTCATCCATCACCACGTCGACCGATGGCCTTTTGGGCATCGGCGAGATCATCGGTGTGCTGTTGGCCGGGCTGGTTCTGCTCGTACTGTTCCGTTCGTTCTTGCCCGCAACGTTGCCGATCGTCTCGTCGATCATTGGCGTTGGGGTGGGCGTCGCAGGCTCGCTCGCCTTCTCCGGCGTTGTCGATATGACCTCCGTCACCCCGATTCTGGGCGTGATGCTCGGCCTCGCGGTCGGTATCGACTACACGCTCTTCATCGTGCAGCGCCACCGTCGCCAACTAGCGGCGGGCATGGATCTGCACGAGTCGATCGGGCTCGCTAACGGCACCTCGGGCAACGCAGTACTGTTCGCTGGGTCGACGGTTCTCGTCGCCCTGCTCGCGCTGAACGTGAGTGGCGTTCCGTTCCTCGGCGTCATGGGCACCGTGGGTGCTGTCTGCGTTCTTATCTCGGTGCTGATCGCCGTGAGCCTGACCCCCGCGCTCCTGGCGCTTCTTGGCGAGCGAGTTCTTTCTCGCAAGGCCCGCGCCAACATCGGTCACGAATCGCACGTGCTTCCGCCGGCTCGCGCCATGCGCACGAGCCGCGCGGTGGTCATGCTGATCGTGGCGACGCTCGGACTGCTGATCGTCGCGATCCCCGCGCTCTCGATGCGCTTGGGCCTGCCCGATGGTTCGTCAGAGCCTGCCGATTCGACCCAGTACCGCACCTACACGGCAATCGCCGAGGAATTCGGGGCTGGTCAGAACGGCACCCTCCTGGTGACCGCGACCCTGCCCGCCGGTGTTGCCGAAGACGCAGAACTCGAAACTCAAGCCGATCTGGCCGACCAGCTGTTGGCCTTCGATGACGTGGAAGCCGTCGCGCCGATCGGTGTCTCCGATGATCGGGACTACTTCGCGTTCCAGGTCGTTCCGGTGGAAGGGCCCACGAGCGTGTCGACGGGAGAACTCGTTCATGAACTGCGCGACAGTTCTCCGCTCGCGGGAGACATCCAGCTCGGCGTTGCTGGCTCGGCCAGCGGAAACATCGACATTTCTGAGAAGCTCGCCAATGTGCTGCCGCTGTACCTCGCAGTAGTCGTGGGGCTCTCGCTGATCATCCTGATCCTGGTGTTCCGTTCGCTACTCGTGCCGGTTATCGCGACCGCGGGCTACGTGCTGTCGCTGCTGGCAGCATTCGGCGCGATGGTCGCCGTGTACCAGTGGGGCTGGTTGGGAGCGCTCTTCGGCGTCACCGATCCGGGTCCGCTGCTGAACTTCGCCCCGATCATCATCATGGGCGTGCTGTTCGGTCTTGCGATGGACTACCAGCTGTTCCTCGTCTCAGGCATGCGCGAAGCGTACATTCACGGGGTGCCCGCTCGGGCCGCCGTCATGAGCGGACTGCGCAGTGGTCGCGCGGTCGTCACCGCCGCGGCGATCATCATGATTGCCGTCTTCGGAGGATTCGTCTTCTCGCACTTGGCGATCGTTCGCCCGCTCGGCTTCGGCCTCGCCATCGGCGTGCTCTTCGACGCCTTCGTGGTGCGGATGATGCTGGTCCCGGCCCTGATGCACCTGTTCGGCAAGTCGGTGTGGTGGTTGCCTCGCTGGCTCGACCGCATCCTGCCGAGCGTGGATGTCGAGGGCTCAGCCCTCGAGCGCAGCCACCCCATCCATGCTGCTGAACCGGATGACGCGAGCAGCGACTCGGTACCAACCGCCCGCTAA
- a CDS encoding DMT family transporter, with protein sequence MLVVFGLIFQDVGASVAVLLFPEVGPAGMVSLRLVFSAAILLAIARPNLRAISKRAWLMALVFGISLGGMNLLFYEALSRVDLGATVTIEVLGPLVLSVIVARRASAWLWAVLAFAGVALLSLGSVGALDPVGVAFALAAAVSWAGYILASRKTGQVFAGLDGLAIAMAIGAIISLPFGITQAGSTLLEPSILVRGLAVAICSSAIPYALELIALRRISAAAFSVLMALAPAIATGAGFFVLGQNITLVQGFGIALVIAASIGAVRAASRVPGAPGAGPNALLPEETPL encoded by the coding sequence ATGCTCGTTGTCTTCGGGCTCATTTTTCAAGACGTCGGAGCCTCGGTTGCTGTGCTGCTCTTTCCCGAGGTGGGGCCCGCGGGCATGGTCTCGCTGCGGCTGGTTTTTTCGGCGGCAATTCTTCTCGCCATCGCGCGCCCCAACCTGCGCGCGATCTCGAAACGCGCCTGGCTCATGGCTCTCGTTTTTGGTATTTCGCTCGGCGGAATGAACCTGCTGTTCTACGAAGCTCTCTCTCGAGTCGATCTCGGCGCGACCGTTACGATCGAAGTTCTCGGCCCTCTCGTGCTTTCTGTCATCGTCGCTCGTCGCGCTAGCGCCTGGCTGTGGGCGGTGCTCGCATTCGCGGGGGTTGCCCTGCTGAGCCTCGGTAGCGTCGGGGCCCTTGACCCGGTCGGCGTCGCCTTCGCCCTCGCCGCCGCAGTGTCGTGGGCGGGCTACATTTTGGCGTCTCGCAAGACCGGCCAGGTCTTTGCTGGCTTGGATGGCCTCGCCATCGCCATGGCGATCGGCGCGATCATCAGCCTCCCCTTCGGCATCACCCAAGCGGGTAGCACGCTACTCGAGCCGTCAATTCTGGTGCGCGGTTTGGCGGTGGCGATTTGTTCCTCCGCGATCCCTTACGCCCTCGAACTCATTGCGCTGCGCCGCATCTCTGCTGCCGCCTTCTCGGTACTCATGGCACTGGCTCCGGCCATCGCGACGGGTGCGGGATTCTTCGTGCTCGGCCAAAACATCACGCTGGTCCAGGGATTCGGAATCGCGCTCGTGATCGCCGCCTCCATTGGGGCAGTGCGAGCGGCATCCCGTGTGCCGGGCGCCCCCGGAGCGGGGCCGAACGCACTACTGCCCGAAGAGACTCCGCTGTAA
- the rsmI gene encoding 16S rRNA (cytidine(1402)-2'-O)-methyltransferase has translation MIILAATPIGNLGDASQRLIEALTNAEVIASEDTRTTIHLMRALGIDNRPRLIPLHEHNESEKAAEIVELARDADVLVLSDAGMPAISDPGFPLVSAAAAAGVTVTALPGPSAVLTALAVSGLPTDRFSFEGFLPRKGRVAYFRGLAREERTMVFFESPNRLPAALADLATALGDDRRAVVCRELTKMYEEVARGTAAELAEKFKDGARGEICLVIEGAAPATSDLPTAVTYVLSLVADGARLKEAATEVAEQTGLSKRELYEAALQAKKK, from the coding sequence GTGATCATTCTTGCGGCGACTCCCATCGGCAATCTGGGCGACGCTTCTCAGCGTCTCATCGAGGCACTCACGAACGCCGAGGTGATCGCGAGCGAAGATACCCGCACGACCATCCATCTCATGCGCGCTCTCGGCATCGACAACCGCCCGCGGCTCATTCCGCTGCATGAACACAATGAGTCCGAGAAAGCCGCCGAGATCGTTGAGCTGGCTCGCGACGCCGACGTTCTTGTGCTCAGTGATGCCGGGATGCCCGCCATTAGCGACCCCGGATTTCCGCTCGTTTCGGCCGCAGCCGCAGCCGGCGTCACGGTCACGGCATTGCCCGGACCGAGTGCCGTGCTCACTGCCCTCGCCGTCTCGGGCTTGCCGACCGACCGCTTCAGCTTCGAAGGTTTCTTGCCCCGCAAGGGACGGGTCGCGTACTTCCGTGGCCTTGCTCGCGAAGAACGCACGATGGTGTTCTTCGAGAGCCCCAACCGGCTGCCTGCGGCGCTCGCCGATCTCGCTACTGCCCTGGGCGATGACCGTCGCGCTGTCGTCTGCCGCGAACTCACCAAGATGTACGAAGAGGTCGCTCGCGGCACCGCCGCTGAGCTCGCCGAGAAGTTCAAAGATGGAGCCCGGGGCGAGATCTGTCTCGTGATCGAAGGCGCTGCTCCCGCGACATCCGATCTGCCAACCGCGGTCACCTACGTACTCTCACTCGTCGCTGACGGTGCTCGCTTGAAAGAAGCGGCAACCGAGGTGGCCGAGCAGACCGGGTTGAGCAAGCGCGAACTCTACGAAGCGGCGCTGCAGGCCAAAAAGAAGTAA
- a CDS encoding SRPBCC family protein, with protein sequence MKITDHVYIDAPVDRVFGVFCDLDRASTNISGILSLEVLDGPAQLDVGTKWRETRSFAGKEATEVMWVTDYEQDVTYTVDAESRGTHYQSIYLFMPSHGGTRLDYRFTMTPLTFGARLLSVVGLLFLGVTKKALTQDHHELKVACEAQA encoded by the coding sequence ATGAAGATCACCGACCACGTCTACATCGACGCCCCGGTGGACCGCGTGTTTGGGGTTTTTTGTGACCTAGACCGCGCCTCGACCAACATCAGCGGCATCCTTTCCCTCGAAGTACTCGACGGCCCCGCGCAGTTAGATGTCGGCACGAAGTGGCGCGAAACCCGCAGCTTCGCGGGCAAAGAAGCCACCGAAGTGATGTGGGTTACCGACTACGAGCAGGATGTGACTTACACCGTTGACGCGGAGTCGCGCGGCACTCACTACCAAAGCATCTATTTGTTTATGCCCAGCCACGGCGGCACCCGCCTCGACTACCGCTTCACGATGACGCCGCTGACCTTCGGGGCACGCCTCCTGAGCGTCGTCGGGCTGCTGTTTCTCGGTGTCACAAAGAAAGCGCTGACTCAAGACCACCACGAGTTGAAGGTCGCCTGCGAAGCACAGGCCTAA